In Corynebacterium sp. P4-C1, the sequence TGGCGCGGAACAGATCGCCCGTTGAGATGTGGGGGATGTTCAGCTTCTCCGAGAGGATCGCTGCCTGGGTACCTTTACCGGCACCGGGAGGGCCGAGGAGAACGAGACGCATTATTTCAACAGTCCTTCGTAGTTGGATTGCAGTAGCTGGGATTCAATTTGCTTCACCGTGGTCAGGGCCACGGAGACCATAATCAGGATAGCCGTGCCGCCGAACGCGGACATGCTGCCCCCCTTGCCGCTGCCGCTAATACCCAGGTCCAGAGCGATATTCGGGAGGATCGCGATGAGGCCGAGGTAGATGGCGCCGACGAAGAGCAGGCGGTTCATCACGAACGCCAGGTACTCGGCCGTCGGGCGGCCCGGACGGATGCCCGGGATGAAGCCGCCGTACTTCTTCATGTTGTCCGCCTGCTCGTACGGGTCGTACTGGATGGAGACGTAGAAGTACGCAAAGAAGATGATCAGCGTGAAGTAAATCAGGATGTACTGCCACGAAGCCGGGTTCTGCAGCCACGCGATGACGGTGGACATCCACCAGTTGTCCGGCGGCGTGGGCTTGTTGGAGTTGATGATCTGGGTGATCAGGACCGGAACGTACATCAGGGAGGACGCGAAGATCACCGGGATAACGCCGGCCTGGTTGACCTTGAGCGGCAGATAAGTCGAGGTTCCGCCGTACTGGCGGCGGCCGACCATGCGCTTGGCGTACTGCACCGGGATGCGGCGCTGGCCCTGCTCGATGAAGACGATGCCGACGACAAGCAGGATCACCGCTGCGATGACCACGGCGAAGACGACTGGGCCGGACTGGCGGAAGATATTCGCGCCGTCCGTGGGCAAGCGGGTCGCGATACCGGCGAAGATGAGCAGGGACATGCCGTTGCCGACGCCCTTTTCCGTGATGATTTCGCCGAGCCACATGATCAGAACAGCACCGGAGGTCATCACGATCACCATCATCGCGAGGGTCCACAGGTTGCGGTCCTCAACGAGGACGGGCACACCCTGGCCGAGCAGCTGCTCGCGGTCCGCCAGCGCCACGATGCCGGAAGACTGGAGCAGCGCCAGCGCCACGGTGAGATAACGCGTGTACTGCGTCATCTTCGCCTGGCCGGACTGTCCTTCCTTCTTCAGCTCCTCGAAGCGCGGGATGACGACGGTGAGCAGCTGCACGATGATCGACGCAGTAATGTACGGCATGATGCCGATGGCGAAGATCGATAGCTGCAGCAGCGCGCCGCCGGAGAAGAGACTGATCACCGAGAAAATATTGGCGTCGTTGTCCTTGGTGAGCGCGCTGAGGCGCTCGGCGATTACTCCGTAGTCGACACCCGGGGTCGGGATCTGCGCACCGATCCGGTACAGGATGATCAGCGCAATGGTGATCAAAATCTTCTTGCGTAGATCGGCGTCCTTGAACGCCTGAACAATGGCTGACACGTGGCCTCCTGGCTCTTCCCGCCCACTGTGTACGCCAACCCCATAACGGCGCCGCACCCAGCGAAGGAAGTAGCGGACAGTAGATAACGTAGGTTGATGCCCGGCCGCGCCGTGTCATACCGGAACGGTGGACATATTTTGACTCGTCCACCCTACCAGGTGGGTATGCGAAACTACGATTCCCCCGGCAAGCTTCCGCGCGGCCCACCGCGGAAGAACCACGTCGGGGAGGCACGGAACGCCAAAACTCCCCGCCGGGAAGCGCTCTCGCGCACCCCGGCGGGGAGTTTCAGTTCAAGGTAGGACTAGTCCTCCTTGGCCTCCTCAGCCTTGTCAGCCTTCTCGACCTTCGGAGCAGCCTCGGTGATCGAGCCACCGGCTGCCGAGATCTTCTCGGCGGCGGACTTGGAGAACTTCTCTGCGGTGATGTCGAGCTTGACGGAGATCTCGCCGTCGCCCAGCACCTTCACCGGCTGGTTCTTGCGGACCAGGCCAGCGGCAGCGATGTCTGCGGAGGTGATGGAGCCACCCTCCGGGAACGCCTTGGCCAGGTCGGAAACGTTGACCACCTGGTAGACGATCTTGTTGTTGTTCTTGAAGCCCTTGAGCTTCGGCAGACGCATGTGCAGCGGCATCTGGCCACCCTCGAAAGCGGCGGAAACCTGCTTACGAGCCTTGGTGCCCTTCGTACCGCGGCCAGCGGTCTTGCCCTTGGAAGCCTCACCGCGGCCGACGCGGGTCTTGGCCTTGTTCGCACCCTCAGCCGGGCGCAGATCATGGAGCTTAATGATGTCAGCCATGTCAGTACCTACTCCCCTGCTACTTCTTCAACGGTGACCAGGTGGGCCACCTTGAGGATCTGGCCGCGGGTCGCGCCGTTGTCCTGCTTGACAACAGACTGCCCGATCTTGCGCAGGCCGAGAGCCTCGAGGTTCTTACGGGTGGCCGGCTTCTCGCCGACCATTCCGTGGTGAAGTGTAATTTTCAGTGCCATTGTGCTTAAGCCTCCTGTCCTGCGCGCTTACGCAGCATACGTGCGGGGGCGACTTCCTCGATGGACTTGCTGCGGCGGGCAGCAACTTCCTCGGGGCGCACAAGTTCCTTCAGGCCCGAAACGGTGGCGCGAACCACGTTGAGGGCGTTGTCGGAACCCAGGGACTTGGCCAGGATGTCCTGGACGCCGGCGCACTCGAGCACCGGACGGGCAGCGCCGCCGGCGATGACACCGGTACCGGGAGCAGCCGGGCGCAGCATGACCACGCCAGCGGCATCCTCGCCCTGGACCGGGTGGGGGATGGTGCCGCCGATCATCGGGACGCGGAAGAAGTTCTTGCGGGCTTCCTCTGCACCCTTCTGGATAGCGGCGGGGACTTCCTTCGCCTTGCCGTAGCCGACACCGACCATGCCCTGGCCGTCGCCGACCACGACGAGCGCGGTGAAGGACATGTTGCGGCCGCCCTTGACGGTCTTGGCGACACGGTTGATGGTGACAACGCGCTCGATGTACTTGTCGCGCTCGTCCTGGGCACCGCCACGGCGGTCGTCGCGGCGGCCGCGGCCACCACGCTCGTTGCGGCCGCCGCGGTCGTTGCGACCGCTGCGTCCGTTGTTGTTCTGCTTGTTCTGGTCGTCGGCGGATGCTCCGCCGTCACGCCGTTCACGCTCGGCCATGTCGCGATCCTTCCGTTGAGTATCGTTTGCGGTGGTCATTAGAACTTCAGACCACCTTCGCGGGCGGCGTCGGCAAGCGCGGCGACGCGGCCGTGGTATTTGTAGCCGCCACGGTCGAAGACGACCGTCTCGATGCCGGCTTCCTTGGCGCGCTCCGCGATGAGCTCGCCCACCTTGGCTGCCTTAGCCTTCTTGTCACCATCGAGGGTGCGCACTGCATCTTCCATGGAGGAAGCGGCCACGAGGGTGTGGCCGGCCAGGTCGTCGATCACCTGGACGTGCATGTGACGGGAGCTGCGGTGCACAACGAGACGCGGGGTCTCCGGGGTGCCGCGCAGGGTCTTGCGGATGCGGTTGTGGCGGCGGACGCGGGCCTCACGGCGGCGGGTAGCAATGTCCCGGCCGACCGGGGTGCGCTTCTGAGTAGTCTTTTCTTCAGTGCTCATGGTTTACTTACCCGTCTTTCCGACCTTGCGGCGAATCTGCTCGCCCTCGTAGCGGATGCCCTTACCCTTGTACGGGTCATCCTTGCGGAGGCGGCGGATATTCGCGGCAACCTGGCCAACCTGCTGCTTGTCAATGCCTTCGATGGAGAGCTTCGTGTTGCCGTCGACGGCGAACGTGATGCCCTCCGGAGCCTCGATGAGGACCGGGTGCGAGTAGCCGAGGGAGAACTCGAGGTTCTTGCCCTTCAGCTGGACACGGTAGCCGACACCGAAGATCTCCATGTTGATCTTGTAGCCCTCGGTCACGCCGACAACGCAGTTGTTGATCAGCGAGCGGGACAGGCCGTGGAGCGAGCGGTTGTCGCGGTGGTCATTCGGGCGAGAAACCACGATCTGGTTCTCTTCAACGGCGGCGGTGATCGGTGTCGGAACATCGACGGTCAGGGTGCCCTTCGGGCCCTTCACCTCGACGTGCTGGCCGTCAATCTTGGTTTCGACGCCGTTGGGGATTGCGATAGGTGCGTTACCTACACGAGACATATCTGTTCAACCTCCCTTTACCAGACGTAGGCGAGGACTTCCCCACCCACACCCTTCTCTTGGGCCTGACGGTCGGTGAGCAAGCCGTGGGACGTGGAGATGATGGCCACGCCCAGGCCGCCGAGAACCTGCGGCAGGTCGTTGGACTTCGCGTAGACACGCAGACCGGGCTTGGACACGCGGCGCAGACCTGCGATGGAGGCCTGACGGGACGGTCCGTACTTGAGGTCCAGGGACAAGGTCTTGCCGACCTTCTCTTCCTCGACCTTGTAGTCAGTGATGTAGCCCTCCTGCTTGAGGATCTCCGCGATGTTGACCTTCAACTTCGAGGAGGGCATGGACACGGTCTCGTGGTGCGCGTTGTTTGCGTTGCGCACGCGAGACAGCATGTCCGCAATGGGATCTGTCATGGTCATGGTTGACCGCTTACCTTTCTCGTTGCGGTTCCCGTTACCCACCTTGTCCTCCACACCTCCGGGGCATGGGGGACTCGCGTTATCCGTGTGTTCTGTCGGGGGCTACTACGAGTCCGGACTGCACCTGACCGGCACTTTTCCGGACTCAAGACAGTGGCGCTCCTTGCCGCTCAGTAACGGAAGGTGCTCGCCGCCACCCTTCATACGGTCCGCATTTCGGCGGGGGGCCTGCAACAAAGTTGGATGTTTACGTTCAATGCGGGTCGTGCGCACGCTCAGCGCGCGCAGAACCGTTGCTAAACAATACAGGTCAGGGCACGGAAGGCACAAATTGCTTATCGACGCCTCCCGCCGGCCCCGAAGGATTTCCCCCCCACAGATGCCGCCGCAAGAGCCGCGGCCACGAGAACTGCCCCCAGTCTTTTCGTCTTTTTCACCCTGTACGCCACTGAAACTCCATCCCGAAAACAAATAATGTGTCCTGCGAAACATTAAGACGCGCATTGGGCGGAAGCTGGAGATTGGTTATTAGGTGCTGAAATTTATGTAGTTTCATACACAAACGCATGTGGGCCTACGGTGCCCCAGCAGCTAGCACGGCAGGGCCGGGCGGGCGCGCACCCGGGTCTGGCCGAGATCGCTCGATTCCCCGGCGCTGGCGCCGCGGTGGAACGAATCGCCGTGCACGGTGGCCTTGGATGCGCGGTTGGTGAATATGATGCCCTGCTCCGCGGCGAAAGCATCCATGGCGTCCTGGGCTTTATCGCGGTCGTCCATGAGCGCGAGCGCGTACTCCCCTTTCCCGGCGGCGACAGACCCCTCGGCGGCCTGGAGCCGGTCCGCGACCACGCTGATGAACCCGCCCATGTAGGACCGGCGCGCCACCACCGTGGCCACCCCGAGCACACGGTTGCCGCTGACCTGCTGCGCTCCAGCAGCCATCTGCGGGTTCAGGACGGCGTAGAGCATCTCCGCGCGCTCCACGTGCCGGCGCAGACCGAATGCCGTGACGGCCGAGACCTTCCGGGAGCGCCGCGCACTTTCCATGTACGCCACGCAGTGCAAGGCGGAGCAAACGTTCAACAGAAGCGACGCTTGCATGTCCGTGTAAGCCCCGCTGAGCGCGAATGTGCGCATAATCACCTCGTCCGCATCGGAGTGGTTGCGCAGGTCCCTCTCCTCGAACCCGTAGGCCGCCATGAGGTCGAAGGCCTTCTGGTAAAAAACCTCCCCCTCGGCGGTCCCCGCCCGGTCCGCAGCCTGATTGAGCAGCTTTTGCACGCGTTCCTTGATCTTGTCGATGTTCGTCGTACCCATGTTTCCCCCTTGGTTTTGTGTCTGGAAGGTACACCGCTGGTTCTACCGCGCACGGTCACCCCCACCTGCCGGATTCGAACAGGCACCTGTGGATAACTCCGTCGCGGGCACGACCTGAATTTCGGGGCTAGTCTCGGTACCAAGGCTGCGACAAAGCTGAAGCAGCGAACACGAGCGAAGGAGCATCAATGATCCATCCGAACGCATCGCGCAAGGTCGACGTCGACGCAGAAAACCCCACTCCCGGTAACAAGGTCGTGCTGATCGGCGCCGGTGATGTCGGAATGGCCTACGCATCCGCCATTGTCAACCAGGGTCTGTGCGACCACCTGGCCATCATCGATCTGAATGAGGAAAAGGTCTGGGGCGAAGTCCAAGACCTGAACCACGCTGTGCCGTGGTCGGGCCACAACACCCGCGTCACCCAGGGCACCTACGAGGACTGCCGTGACGCTGCTGTCGTCGTCAATTGCGCTGGTGTCGCACAGCGCGACGGTGAGACCCGCCTCGAGCTGGTCGGCCGCAACGTGAAGATCTTCAAGTCCATCGTCGACGAGGTCATGGACCACGGCTTCAACGGCATCTTTGTCGTCGCCACCAACCCAGTCGATGTCCTCGCGTACGCGACCTGGAAGTTCTCCGGTCTGCCGTCCAACCGCGTCATTGGCTCCGGCACCGTGCTGGACACCGCCCGCTACCGCTACGCGCTCGGCGAGTACTTCGACGTCTCCGCCACCAACGTCCACGCCTACGTCATCGGCGAGCATGGCGACACCGAGCTGGCTGTAACTTCCTCCGCTTCCGCCGCGGGCATCCCGCTGAAGGACCGCCTGGAGAAGCTGGCGGAGACCGACGCGGACACCTCCAGCAAGATGGAGGAGATCTTTGTCAAGACCCGCGACGCGGCCTACGACATCATCCGCGCCAAGGGCTCCACCAGCTACGGCATCGGCGGTGGCCTGGCCCGCATTACCCGCGCTGTGCTGAAGAACGAGGGAGCTGTCCTGCCTGTCAGCGCGCTGCTCGAGGGCCAGTACGGTGAAGAGAACATCTACATCGGCACCCCGGCCGTGATCAACCGCAACGGCATCCAGGAGGTCGTCGAGCTCTCCCTCGACGAGCACGAGTCCGAGCAATTCGCACACTCCTCCAAGGTCCTGCGCGACGTCATGAACCAGGCGGAGCTCACGGACTAGGAGCTTCCTGACGGACGCGTTCACACCCCCTGACCTCGCCCACGAGAGGGCGCGCGACAGGGGGTGTTCTTCGTCAAGCGTCTGCTTTCACACCGACAAGCTGAAGGAGAAAAGACATGATTTCCTACTTGACCGACATGGACGGTGTACTCCACCGGGAAGGTTCCGTGATCCCAGGCGCCGAGGAATTCATCACCGCTTTGCGGGAGGAGGAGATCCCGTTCATGGTGCTCACGAACAACTCGATGCAGACACCACGGGACCTCTCGGCGAAACTCGTGCGCATGGGCCTGCACATCGAACCCGAACGGATTTGGACATCCGCCACCGCGACCGCGCGCTTCCTCGCGCAACAGGCGGGTTCCTCATCAAGCGCATACGTCATCGGGGAAGCAGGCTTGACGACGGCTCTCCACGAGCAAGGCTGGATCCTCACCGACGCCGACCCCGATTTCGTGGTGCTGGGCGAAACCCGCACCTACTCCTTCGAAGCCATCTCGACGGCGGCAAACCTGATCATGAACGGTGCCCGGTTCATCGGCACCAACCCGGACGTGACCGGGCCCGGCCCGAACGGAGTCATCCCGGCGACCGGCGCAGTCGCCGCGATGATCACCGAAATGACCGGGAAACACCCCTATTACGTCGGCAAACCCAACCCGGTGATGATGCGCACCGCCCTGAACAATATCGGCGCCCACTCCGAGAACACCATCATGATCGGCGACCGCATGGACACCGACGTCAAAGCCGGCCTCGAAGCCGGCATGCGCACCATCCTCGCGGGCCTTTAAAGGCCTGGAATCGGAAGCCGCCATTATTGTTGGGCTCGACCACCTTGCACTGTCCGGCACCTTCGATTGGAACAAGAAACTTCTATACATAGCCGTTACCTGTGCACGGCAATCTTTATCGCTCATAGCCAAGAAAGACTCAACCATGGCTAAGAGACTCGAAAATGCGATCGGCAAAATCAATCTACCAAGTTAGACTGCCCCAATGGCCTTAGACCGGCCCACACACCACTCGGCAGCAGTAAAAAGCAGAGTGACCCAGATTTTCGATCCTCCGCACCAAGGACAACTACCGCAACTTGTAATGCACAGCCTTGAATCCCAGGGGAACCCCCAGCCCCTGTCGTAAGATACCATTGGACTAGAAGTGATCCTTGAAGGAAAGGGGATAATAGAATGGGCTTCGATTGGGAAAGCATTCTTGATGCTAGTGGCGACGGACTTCAAGATGCTTATGAAGATGCCATAGCTTACGCCGATAAATATAGCCACGAAGAAGCGGCGGACTATCATGAAAACGGCGAGGACGAAAACGAAGATTTCTAGCGGAGCGCCGTGCACGAAAAATCGAAACGCTGCTAGAAGACCTGCTATGGGAACGCTATGAAGTAGGATGTCTTCGGCCGACAGTAGACGAAGCTTTACCACAGGACTGAGTTCGCCCGTGGCAAAGAAGGGGGAACACAAAATTGAATTCGCGGAGCGTTTCAGCCCCAAACGACTACACGGCCTGATCCCGATGCAGTATCGGAATCAGGCCATTGAGGTCTTCTGGGCCCACCCATCACCGACTGCTATCTAAACGGTAGGCATCTTATTGAGGCGTGGGGCGGGTGGGGTTATTCGTCGATAAGCGAGATGCTTATGCGCGCTGCATCTTGCCGTCCTTGTCCTTGAACGGGAAGCCGAAGTGGCGCAACAGCGCACGGCCTTCCTCGTCGTTGACTGCGGAGGTGACAACGGTGATGTCCATACCGCGCGGACGGTCGATCTTGTCCACGTCGATCTCGTAGAACATCGTCTGCTCGGACAGGCCGAACGTGTAGTTGCCGTTGCCGTCGAACTGGGTGTCCGACAGGCCGCGGAAGTCGCGGATACGCGGGAGAGCGACTGTCAGCAGACGATCCAGGAACTCCCACATACGGTCGCCGCGCAGGGTGACCTTCGCGCCGATCGGCATACCTTCACGGAGCTTGAAGTTAGCGATGGACTTCTTCGCGCGACGCAGCTGCGGCTTCTGGCCGGTGATCGCGGTGAGGTCCTCGAGCGCGCCGTTGATCATCTTGGAATCGCGGGCAGCGTCACCGACACCCATGTTGACCACAATCTTGGTCAGACCCGGGATCTGCATGACGTTGTCGTAGCCGAACTCCTCGGAGAGCTTGCCGCGGATCTCGTCCTTGTAACGCGTCTTCAGACGCGGCGTGTAGTTGGTGGTGCTCTCGGTCATTAGATGTCCTTCCCGTTCGACTTGGCAACGCGGACTTTCTTGCCGTTCTCATCGAAGCGGTAGCCCACACGGGTCGGGCTGCCCTCGGAGTCGACGACCATCACGTTGGACACGTGGATCGGGGCCTCCTGGGTAACGATGCCGCCGGACTCGGCGCCGCGCTCGTTGTAGGAGTTTGCGACGTGCTTCTTCACACGGTTGACGCCCTCGACGAGGACGCGGTCGCGCTTCGGGTAAGCCTCGATGACGCGGCCCTGCGCGCCCTTATCCTTACCAGCGACGACCTGGACCATATCGCCCTTCTTGATCTTCAACTAGATCACCTCCGGTGCGAGAGACACGATCTTCATGAACTTCTTGTCGCGCAGCTCGCGGGCGACCGGGCCGAAGATGCGGGTGCCGCGGGGCTCGGTGTCGTTCTTGATCAGAACAGCTGCGTTCTCGTCGAAAGCGATGTAGGAGCCGTCCGGACGACGGGTCTCCTTCTTGGCGCGCACGATGACGGCGCGGACAACCTCGCCCTCCTTGACGTTGCCGCCGGGGGCGGCTTCCTTCACGGTGGCGACAATCGTGTCGCCGATGCCGGCGAAGCGTCGGACAGAACCGCCGAGCACCTGGATGCACAGAATTTCGCGTGCACCGGTGTTGTCGGCGACCTTCAGACGCGATTCTTTCTGAATCACTTTGGTCTCCTGACCTGGATCAATGTGCGCCAGATTTCCGTCCTGCACGCACGTGGTCAATGTCTTATCAGTGCCTATCCGCTTATCGACGAACAGTGCCCCGGCACCCACAGTGCCGCCACCGTCGAAGGGTCTCGCAGCCTCAACTCGGAAACGCGCGTCAGCTGCGACCAGCGCTAGACAACTGTGGTATTAAACCACGCCGCCTGCACGAACCCCAAATCTCCGGCCCCTGCTCGGCTTCCGCTTCACCGGAGCCATCCCCGCAGCCCCCGGCCGGTGCGTTTCACGTAGCATGTCGGGGCAAGACACGGGGTGCCACGCACCCATCGCCGCCGCCTGCCGCCGCAGCTCACCGGAGCAGCGGAACTGCAGTTCACGGCGGCCGGGCGCAACGCTGAGATCACACCCGTCGAACCTGAACGAACCAATATTCGCGGAGGAATTGTCTGATGACTTCTTTGTCTGGCGCGGCGAGCGCCATCCCGAACATCCCGAACGTGCTGTCCATCGCCGGCACGGACCCGACCGGAGGGGCCGGCATCCAGGCGGACCTAAAGTCCATCTCGGCGGCCGGCGGTTACGCGATGTGCGTGGTCACGGCGCTGGTCTCGCAGAACACCCACGGTGTCCGCGACATTCACGTCCCGCCGCAGGACTTCCTGGTCTCGCAGCTCAACGCCGTTTTCGACGACGTCCAGGTGGATGCGGTGAAGATCGGCATGCTCGGCGACGTCGACACCACGCAGACGGTCTCCGACTTTTTGGCGGCGCACCCCGTGCCGATCGTTGTGGTGGACCCGGTGATGGTCGCCACCAGCGGGGACCGCCTGCTCACCGAGGACGCGGAAGATGCGATGAGGCAGTTCGTGAAGGACCACGCGAGCGTCGTCACGCCGAATATCCCGGAACTGGCTGTGCTCGCCGGCACGACTCCCGCGGAGACCTTCGACGAAGCCCTCGAGCAGGGCCGCGCCTACGCGAAGGCGGCTGACGTGAACGTCGTGGTCAAGGGCGGACATCTCAAGGAGGGGTACGCGTCGAACGCACTAGTCACGCCCGACGGCGACGTCGAGATCGCGCACGTGCCCCGCGTGGACACGAAGAACACGCACGGCACGGGCTGCTCCTTGTCGTCCGCGCTCGCCGCGCGCTTGGCCATTGACTCGGACAGCGCGCTCGCGTGGACGTCCAGCTGGCTGCATGAAGCAATCGCGCACGCCGACGAGCTCAACGTCGGAACGGGACACGGGCCCGTCGACCACTTTCACCGTTCGCGGCGCCTCGCGGCGGCAGCGTCGACAACGCCGTGGAAGCTTAGCGACGACTGGACCGCCGCCGCCTTCCCTGCCGCCGCCGTCGAACCCAAGATTCCCGCCGCCGGCCCCTTCACGCGCGAGCTCTGGGACGCCGCGGCGCGCAAGGTGTGGCCGGAGACCCTGGAGCTGCCGTTCATCCGTGCGCTCCGCGACGGCACCCTGCCGGAGGAGCAGTTCGGCTTCTACCTCGTGCAGGACGCCTACTACCTGCGCGAGTACTCCCGCGCCCTGGCAACCGTGAGCGCCAAGGCGCCCGATGCGGAGGACCAGGTGTGGTGGTCGCAGTCCGCAACCGTCGCGATCGAAGCCGAATCGGACCTGCACCGTTCCTGGATCTCCCAGCACACCGTCGAAGCAGACACTCCCCCCTCGCCGACCACCCTCGGCTACGTGAATATGCTCACATCTAAAGCTGTTTTGGGGGACTATGTTGTCGGCGCCGCGGCAGTTTTGCCGTGCTTCTGGCTCTACGCGGAAGTCGGTTTGCACCTCGCGGAGAGCAACAGTTCGGAGCACCCCTACAACGCGTGGCTGTCCATGTACGGAGGCGACGATTTCACAGATGCCGTGCGTATGGCGCTGCAATCGGTAGAAAAGGCACTCTCGGGCGCGAGCGAGAAGCAGCGCGCGGACGCCCTCGAGGCGTTCATGTACGCCTGCTATTACGAACGCGAATTCTTCGATCAGGCCTCCCGAAGCTAGCGTCCGGAGCCCCTTCCGGGGCCGGAATCACGGTTCGCCACCTTTCGCGGAATGCTTTAGTTTGGAGGCGTGAGTTTCAGTGAAAAGGCCCCCGTATCAATCCAGAACAAGCTAGACCTGTTCGGACGCGAACCCGGTCGCTTCGCGCTGCGCGCCATCATGGCTGGCGTGCTCCTCGGCATCATGACTGCCTTCGCCGCAGCGACCGCCACCCTGACCGAGTCCTACGCCCCCGGCTGGGGCAAGTACCCCTTCGCCATGATCTTCGCGGTGACCCTCTACATGATGGTCGTCATGCAAGCGGAGCTCGCCACCGGCAACATGATGTTCATGACCTACGGCGTCGTCCACAGGCTGACTAAGATCCCGCGTGGGCTCATGGTCATCTTGTTCGTGACGTTCTTCAACCTCATCGGCGCCGCGATCATCTCGTTCCTCATCTCCCTGACCACCACCGGTCAACACGCCGAGACAACCCTCCCCTTCTTGGCCAACCTGTGGGAAGCCAAGCTGGCCAAACCGAGCTT encodes:
- a CDS encoding L-lactate dehydrogenase — its product is MIHPNASRKVDVDAENPTPGNKVVLIGAGDVGMAYASAIVNQGLCDHLAIIDLNEEKVWGEVQDLNHAVPWSGHNTRVTQGTYEDCRDAAVVVNCAGVAQRDGETRLELVGRNVKIFKSIVDEVMDHGFNGIFVVATNPVDVLAYATWKFSGLPSNRVIGSGTVLDTARYRYALGEYFDVSATNVHAYVIGEHGDTELAVTSSASAAGIPLKDRLEKLAETDADTSSKMEEIFVKTRDAAYDIIRAKGSTSYGIGGGLARITRAVLKNEGAVLPVSALLEGQYGEENIYIGTPAVINRNGIQEVVELSLDEHESEQFAHSSKVLRDVMNQAELTD
- the secY gene encoding preprotein translocase subunit SecY, translating into MSAIVQAFKDADLRKKILITIALIILYRIGAQIPTPGVDYGVIAERLSALTKDNDANIFSVISLFSGGALLQLSIFAIGIMPYITASIIVQLLTVVIPRFEELKKEGQSGQAKMTQYTRYLTVALALLQSSGIVALADREQLLGQGVPVLVEDRNLWTLAMMVIVMTSGAVLIMWLGEIITEKGVGNGMSLLIFAGIATRLPTDGANIFRQSGPVVFAVVIAAVILLVVGIVFIEQGQRRIPVQYAKRMVGRRQYGGTSTYLPLKVNQAGVIPVIFASSLMYVPVLITQIINSNKPTPPDNWWMSTVIAWLQNPASWQYILIYFTLIIFFAYFYVSIQYDPYEQADNMKKYGGFIPGIRPGRPTAEYLAFVMNRLLFVGAIYLGLIAILPNIALDLGISGSGKGGSMSAFGGTAILIMVSVALTTVKQIESQLLQSNYEGLLK
- a CDS encoding HAD-IIA family hydrolase; its protein translation is MISYLTDMDGVLHREGSVIPGAEEFITALREEEIPFMVLTNNSMQTPRDLSAKLVRMGLHIEPERIWTSATATARFLAQQAGSSSSAYVIGEAGLTTALHEQGWILTDADPDFVVLGETRTYSFEAISTAANLIMNGARFIGTNPDVTGPGPNGVIPATGAVAAMITEMTGKHPYYVGKPNPVMMRTALNNIGAHSENTIMIGDRMDTDVKAGLEAGMRTILAGL
- the rplN gene encoding 50S ribosomal protein L14, whose product is MIQKESRLKVADNTGAREILCIQVLGGSVRRFAGIGDTIVATVKEAAPGGNVKEGEVVRAVIVRAKKETRRPDGSYIAFDENAAVLIKNDTEPRGTRIFGPVARELRDKKFMKIVSLAPEVI
- the rplF gene encoding 50S ribosomal protein L6; the protein is MSRVGNAPIAIPNGVETKIDGQHVEVKGPKGTLTVDVPTPITAAVEENQIVVSRPNDHRDNRSLHGLSRSLINNCVVGVTEGYKINMEIFGVGYRVQLKGKNLEFSLGYSHPVLIEAPEGITFAVDGNTKLSIEGIDKQQVGQVAANIRRLRKDDPYKGKGIRYEGEQIRRKVGKTGK
- the rplO gene encoding 50S ribosomal protein L15, with amino-acid sequence MADIIKLHDLRPAEGANKAKTRVGRGEASKGKTAGRGTKGTKARKQVSAAFEGGQMPLHMRLPKLKGFKNNNKIVYQVVNVSDLAKAFPEGGSITSADIAAAGLVRKNQPVKVLGDGEISVKLDITAEKFSKSAAEKISAAGGSITEAAPKVEKADKAEEAKED
- the rpmD gene encoding 50S ribosomal protein L30 — its product is MALKITLHHGMVGEKPATRKNLEALGLRKIGQSVVKQDNGATRGQILKVAHLVTVEEVAGE
- the rplE gene encoding 50S ribosomal protein L5, which produces MTESTTNYTPRLKTRYKDEIRGKLSEEFGYDNVMQIPGLTKIVVNMGVGDAARDSKMINGALEDLTAITGQKPQLRRAKKSIANFKLREGMPIGAKVTLRGDRMWEFLDRLLTVALPRIRDFRGLSDTQFDGNGNYTFGLSEQTMFYEIDVDKIDRPRGMDITVVTSAVNDEEGRALLRHFGFPFKDKDGKMQRA
- the rpsE gene encoding 30S ribosomal protein S5; amino-acid sequence: MAERERRDGGASADDQNKQNNNGRSGRNDRGGRNERGGRGRRDDRRGGAQDERDKYIERVVTINRVAKTVKGGRNMSFTALVVVGDGQGMVGVGYGKAKEVPAAIQKGAEEARKNFFRVPMIGGTIPHPVQGEDAAGVVMLRPAAPGTGVIAGGAARPVLECAGVQDILAKSLGSDNALNVVRATVSGLKELVRPEEVAARRSKSIEEVAPARMLRKRAGQEA
- the rpsH gene encoding 30S ribosomal protein S8 → MTMTDPIADMLSRVRNANNAHHETVSMPSSKLKVNIAEILKQEGYITDYKVEEEKVGKTLSLDLKYGPSRQASIAGLRRVSKPGLRVYAKSNDLPQVLGGLGVAIISTSHGLLTDRQAQEKGVGGEVLAYVW
- a CDS encoding DUF2786 domain-containing protein, translated to MGTTNIDKIKERVQKLLNQAADRAGTAEGEVFYQKAFDLMAAYGFEERDLRNHSDADEVIMRTFALSGAYTDMQASLLLNVCSALHCVAYMESARRSRKVSAVTAFGLRRHVERAEMLYAVLNPQMAAGAQQVSGNRVLGVATVVARRSYMGGFISVVADRLQAAEGSVAAGKGEYALALMDDRDKAQDAMDAFAAEQGIIFTNRASKATVHGDSFHRGASAGESSDLGQTRVRARPALPC
- the rplX gene encoding 50S ribosomal protein L24, with translation MKIKKGDMVQVVAGKDKGAQGRVIEAYPKRDRVLVEGVNRVKKHVANSYNERGAESGGIVTQEAPIHVSNVMVVDSEGSPTRVGYRFDENGKKVRVAKSNGKDI
- the rplR gene encoding 50S ribosomal protein L18 is translated as MSTEEKTTQKRTPVGRDIATRRREARVRRHNRIRKTLRGTPETPRLVVHRSSRHMHVQVIDDLAGHTLVAASSMEDAVRTLDGDKKAKAAKVGELIAERAKEAGIETVVFDRGGYKYHGRVAALADAAREGGLKF